The Pleuronectes platessa chromosome 24, fPlePla1.1, whole genome shotgun sequence nucleotide sequence acaatgACAAATGTCAAAAAGGAACAGAAACTATCTAGATATCAgtcaataaaaaacacacgtAAACCCTTACAccaccaaaacaacacaataaaaatgCTGAGAACCTAATCACTACACTACTGCTCTTCACAATAGAAACACAAAAAGTCCCAAACGTCTAGTTGACCTTATCATGTGACCCATTGTAGTTGTTGAAGCTGTCTGGAGGATCTTTGAAgctcagtgcacgtctgaatgCAGACACATTTTTTTGCCCCCTAACTTCTGCAGAAAGTCTTGGGTCAAAACGAACGGGTAGAGGGTCGAAGATGCTTCTAACACGCATCAATAGATGgaacatgaaaatataaaaggaAATTGAAATATTTCTGGATGAAAAAACTCTGCCTAAAGTAAACAACATTGAACTTTCAGTGGAGACCTGAGCTTCACCTACTGGTCAGATTGAAGAATTCTGACTTTTGAAGGCGACTCAGGTTCTTGCTATGTTCTGTCTATCTTCTGAAGGAGGTGTCCGTTTTCTGACCAAACTCTTCTTTGGTGTGGGCTGCGCTTCTTGGGccctacaaataaaataaaaaatatttcataaCTCAGCTTCTATTGCACAAACAGATCATCCACACTGGTGAAGGTTAGGCAGTTTTAAATAAAGTGTGAAGACCAGTATATGAAGAGTGACTCATGTATCAGCGTCTGCAGTTTGAGGAACCTCAATCATCTCCTGGTCTCTGTGTGACGGACTGAAGGATCTAAGAACAGTTAAAGCTGAATATTAACGCTCATAGACTCTAACAGAGAGGATATagatgaatataaagatggacgacaagagGACATGACGAcaatccaaaagtgaagccaaagccaaAGCGTCTCTATCGTCTCTTCAGTTATAACAGATTCTGGTTGAAAGACGTACCTGCTGCTTAGTTTTCGTATTGACAGGACAGCTAAGACTGAAGCAGTGCAAAGGAAGGTCACTACCACAATCCACGTCCCGACTGTGAGACAAAATGGAGGAATTGTTCATATCTTACACTCAACGACCGGTCAACAGGTCAAATGAGAGACTTGTGAACGTTAACTTACTGAAGCTTCTGTTTCGAGGTCACGGTTCGACATGTTTTCCGTACGGAAGAAAGAAGGCGCAGAAAAccgttaaaggggacatattatgaaaatcccacctttgtagtgcttctacacgttcatttgggtatctggcatgtctaccatccCAAAAACTCTTGAAAAAACCAACTCccacgatttgttgtggttcctctatgtcagaagcaatacgctagagtgcgtcgaaagGGATTACGAGCGAAAAATACGTAATAGTCACACCaggcccatgtagggagtctcgctacatggccttggaccaccccccaccatcatctcaccggctccggggagagacgACCCGGCTCCCATTAGCTTGCGAGGTAACGCGAGCTAACGCGTCCTCCGGCTCcccagctagcgttagctcgtgAGCTAAGGTCAATCTTAGGAgagctgttttagacagggtaaaaaggtgctgttttaaatgatccttgtggtattttgaccagaaaacagaaacagaaatttcattaagaccccaaggaaccatatcaactgtggtaaaatgggcatttaactgatcttttatttatttttatttcaacccTGGTTAACTATGGCTGTGTCTTCCTACATAAGTAATTTTTacaaaaggaaaataacaaaaataaacactataaaaatagtaaaataaatatcGATTAAATTGCAGCATGTAGAAAATTAACTGTACAAACTGTAAAACTTGTAGAGGGTTTAATGCTGTGCTTGCACTAAACTCGTTTCTGTGAAACTGAAGTGTTTCCACACAACAGACTGAAATGAGTGAGCGTCTTCACACTTGTACCGGTCCCCTACAGTCTATGAATGTGTGGCTGTAGAAGTGTTTCTCACCACTAGTAGGCGTCACTTTCACGTCAGGAATCTCCACAAACGCCTCTTTACGAAAGGAGAGCACCTGCACGGCACATCCAACCAGTGTGCCAGCATCATGGAAACCTGCCAACACGGCTGTGGCAGTGACAGTGAATGTACCGTTTGTGTTGATCAACACAGTTTGGTTCTGTGAGAGGTAGAAGTCTTGCTGTGTGACGTGGAGAGTTACGGTTGGAGCAGGTCGTCCTGTGGCGGAGCAGGAAACCAGGAACTCATCAGTTGAACTTGATTCTCTCACGTGTAGAACGGGTTCATGCAGCTCTGGGGAGAAAAGAAATGTGTCACACTGTAAAATGACTTTAGTGTTCTTTACTGGATTCAACCTATGTAATGTAAAGTCACAGTCTTATTACCATTTCATACTAGAAAGTACAAAGTCAAGGTTGAGTTCAACAGGTTTATTCAGTCATGTTCTCACCATAGACCTTGAGGCAGGTTCTGCCAGGGAGTGCTCCAGCAGGTTTGGTGATGAAGTGGCAGAGGTAGcagccttcatcctcctccgtcACATTCTTGATCACTATGGAGCGGCTGTGCAGTCCACCATCTTTCACCTCCACTTTGCCTCTGAAGTCTGACATCACCCTGGAGCCAGAGACAGTGTTGGAGGTGGCGAGATTGGTCACGTCATCCATCGTCTGTTTCTGCCATGTGACCTGCACCACATGTTCAGACTTTAGGACCTGACAGCTGAGGAGAGCATCTTctcccactgcctcctccacagTCTCCACAGACTGGATTACAGATGTTAGACCTACAGGAGAGGACAGTTGCACATCCAGATGTTTGGTTTCAACAGAGCATGTGGGTAGAAACACGTTACATGTACTCTTGTATAGTTTTCTGGAGTAGTTATTTTGCGTAATACTTTTAACTTCTACTCAGTTGttacatattttaaattgtaaagatTTACTCTATTTAGTAGAATACGTTATTTTTGAATGACTCTGCAGAATGACTATGAATCCCTACAGCAAGCAACTGCTGCAGGGATTGATAGTTTTTATTCTATGTAAATGGTCTTTCGTCTTGTTCCGTATGAGGCACTGAAACAACAccatgtgcatgtatgtgtgctcTTCACCTGCTTATCCTACCACCTAGTTCTAAAGATGTAGATCATATGGCAaagaattattttgtttaattcatttattattatttgtatttttgaatGTCTGCATCTTCCTATCTTATGTTAATCAGGTGAACATTTTGAGGTTAGATTTCAGTTTGATTTGGAAACTGAGTGCACTCAGGCTGCCTCTGTAACACATATTAATAtctataaattataatatattataaaagtaatgatatagataaacttgaaatatatattaatatgcattaaaatgtatactaaataaataaatagtccaCATTAATGTTGCcctcattaaatatgaataatatagataaatatgaaataaataaatataactatGTTGGTAATTTAAAAATAGATAgtcaattaaattattaaataagtgAAACTGGTTAAAATCTATACATGTAATTAACTTAAATTCAGTTAAAACCCATGAAAAGGATTTACTGGAGAAAAAGTTAAAAGTCTGGTGACTAAAAAGTGACCCTTTCCCTTTAAGGGCACTTTCCCCTTTAAGAGAATTGGCCCTGCACAGGTGAAAGCAGGTGACAGGAACGAGAAAGATTCGAAAAGGGAAAATTGGAGGGAAGACACGAGACCTAAACAAGACCACTAAACGAGACCACTAAACAAGACCACTAGAAGAGACCACGAGGGGAAAAAGAAATAGGAAAAGATAGGAAGAAGTTGTACAGCTGAAATCAAGAGTAAAAAGATATGTGAAGACCTGAAGGATATAccaaaagtttgtttaaaagtgCATCACGTATTTGAAGAGGTTCTGTGATCAGGCGAACCTGGGAGgagacacctgtgtgtgtgcgtgttggagCAACAGACA carries:
- the LOC128430919 gene encoding OX-2 membrane glycoprotein, translated to MIQPALTRLLFVFGLFQKGLTSVIQSVETVEEAVGEDALLSCQVLKSEHVVQVTWQKQTMDDVTNLATSNTVSGSRVMSDFRGKVEVKDGGLHSRSIVIKNVTEEDEGCYLCHFITKPAGALPGRTCLKVYELHEPVLHVRESSSTDEFLVSCSATGRPAPTVTLHVTQQDFYLSQNQTVLINTNGTFTVTATAVLAGFHDAGTLVGCAVQVLSFRKEAFVEIPDVKVTPTSGEKHFYSHTFIDCRGPVQV